In a single window of the Streptomyces sp. HUAS ZL42 genome:
- a CDS encoding metallophosphoesterase yields the protein MVILFVLLALGVLVAGNWYLWRRLFRDTTRGPGWVRRTGVVVVAGGWALAIGALVAERTGAPFWLQRVLAWPGFLWLALSIYLLLVLVAGEVVRPLLRRFLERRAQRVPVAAAVPQPQPQPVPAGVPREEPAEPAEIAESSRPVAAPSRRLFVSRVVAGAAAAAAVGTVGYGTYGVLRGPKVTRVTVPLAKLPRAAHGYRIAVVSDIHLSPVLGRGFAQKVVDTINATQPDLIAVVGDLVDGSVKDLGPAAAPLAQLTARHGSFFVTGNHEYFSGAEQWVEEVRRLGLNPLENARTQLPHFDLAGVNDVSGESEGQGPDFAKALGDRDTARACVLLAHQPVQIHEAVEHGVDLQLSGHTHGGQLWPGNLVAAAANPTVAGLERYGDTQLYVSRGAGAWGPPTRVGAPSDITVIELASKQA from the coding sequence GTGGTCATCCTTTTCGTCCTGCTCGCCCTCGGTGTCCTGGTCGCGGGCAACTGGTACCTGTGGCGCCGTCTGTTCCGCGACACGACCCGCGGTCCGGGCTGGGTGCGCCGTACGGGTGTGGTGGTCGTCGCGGGCGGCTGGGCGCTGGCGATCGGTGCGCTCGTCGCCGAACGCACCGGTGCGCCCTTCTGGCTCCAGCGTGTGCTGGCGTGGCCGGGCTTCCTGTGGCTGGCCCTGTCGATATACCTGCTGCTGGTGTTGGTGGCGGGCGAGGTCGTACGACCGCTGCTGCGCCGGTTCCTCGAGCGGCGCGCACAGCGGGTGCCCGTCGCCGCGGCCGTACCGCAGCCCCAGCCGCAGCCGGTACCGGCCGGTGTGCCGCGCGAGGAGCCCGCTGAGCCCGCTGAGATCGCCGAGTCGTCCCGTCCGGTGGCCGCCCCCTCCCGCCGGCTCTTCGTGTCCCGCGTCGTCGCCGGTGCCGCGGCCGCGGCGGCCGTGGGGACGGTCGGCTACGGGACGTACGGCGTCCTGCGCGGCCCGAAGGTGACGCGGGTGACGGTCCCGCTGGCCAAGCTCCCGCGCGCCGCCCACGGTTACCGGATCGCGGTGGTCAGCGACATCCATCTGAGCCCCGTCCTCGGCCGTGGCTTCGCCCAGAAGGTCGTCGACACGATCAACGCCACGCAGCCCGACCTGATCGCGGTCGTCGGCGATCTGGTGGACGGCAGTGTGAAGGACCTGGGCCCGGCGGCGGCCCCGCTGGCACAGCTGACGGCACGTCACGGCAGCTTCTTCGTCACCGGCAACCACGAGTACTTCTCCGGGGCCGAGCAGTGGGTCGAGGAGGTACGACGGCTGGGCCTGAACCCCCTGGAGAACGCCCGCACGCAGCTGCCGCACTTCGACCTGGCCGGCGTCAACGACGTCAGCGGCGAGAGCGAGGGCCAGGGGCCCGACTTCGCCAAGGCACTCGGCGACCGGGACACGGCACGCGCGTGCGTGCTGCTCGCCCACCAGCCCGTGCAGATCCACGAGGCCGTCGAGCACGGTGTCGACCTGCAGCTCTCCGGCCACACCCACGGCGGCCAGCTCTGGCCCGGCAACCTCGTCGCCGCCGCCGCGAACCCGACCGTGGCCGGCCTGGAGCGCTACGGCGACACCCAGCTGTACGTTTCCCGCGGCGCCGGCGCATGGGGCCCGCCGACACGGGTGGGGGCACCCTCGGACATCACGGTGATCGAACTGGCGTCGAAGCAGGCGTGA
- a CDS encoding Uma2 family endonuclease, with protein sequence MSAASGNGLDDEPAYRWPIPPPEGWTADDLDRIPGLPPHTELIDGSLVFMSPQTRFHSRTMRLLDNALLEQAPDHLDVDREMTIKLDEKNRPEPDLVVFPADAVTGPDQTWYKPEDIILAVEVVSADSRERDRDIKPRKYAAAGVPHFWRVEQDDDKGLPVVYVYELDPATKSYGLTGIFHDRLKVSVPFDIEIDLTAVNRRPGRSPH encoded by the coding sequence ATGAGCGCCGCATCCGGGAACGGGCTCGACGACGAGCCGGCGTACCGCTGGCCGATCCCGCCCCCCGAGGGCTGGACCGCGGACGACCTCGATCGGATTCCGGGCCTCCCGCCGCACACGGAGTTGATCGACGGGAGTCTCGTCTTCATGAGTCCGCAGACACGGTTCCACAGCCGGACGATGCGTCTGCTGGACAACGCGCTCCTCGAACAGGCGCCGGACCACCTGGACGTCGATCGTGAGATGACGATCAAGCTGGACGAGAAGAACCGCCCGGAGCCGGACCTCGTGGTGTTTCCGGCGGATGCGGTGACCGGTCCTGACCAGACCTGGTACAAGCCCGAGGACATCATCCTCGCCGTCGAAGTCGTCTCCGCCGACTCCCGAGAACGCGACCGCGACATCAAGCCCCGCAAGTACGCGGCAGCCGGTGTGCCGCATTTCTGGCGGGTTGAGCAGGACGACGACAAGGGCCTCCCCGTCGTGTACGTCTACGAACTCGACCCGGCCACGAAGTCCTACGGTCTCACCGGAATCTTCCACGACCGGCTCAAGGTCTCCGTCCCCTTCGACATCGAGATCGACCTGACGGCCGTGAACCGGCGTCCGGGCCGTTCCCCGCACTGA
- a CDS encoding SCO4848 family membrane protein, with amino-acid sequence MKLSRPVSWFLLAFGVWSWVIWVTFVKNLIKDSSGLAFDDGHPTAYFWVHLTLAVVSFVLGTVIGAIGLRGLRALRRTA; translated from the coding sequence ATGAAGCTCAGCCGCCCCGTCTCCTGGTTCCTGCTCGCCTTCGGGGTGTGGAGCTGGGTCATCTGGGTCACTTTCGTCAAAAACCTGATCAAGGACAGCAGTGGGCTCGCTTTCGACGACGGGCATCCCACGGCGTATTTCTGGGTGCACCTGACGCTCGCCGTCGTTTCCTTCGTATTGGGGACGGTCATCGGGGCCATCGGGTTGCGTGGACTGCGCGCATTGCGTCGTACGGCATAG
- a CDS encoding D-alanyl-D-alanine carboxypeptidase family protein — MPAPKKTARRTLLVTSASLASLASLASVTLTAPAAVAAPSPSPSTSSSASASASASASKSPSATPPANMSTVGGARLGQPGAQVTLSNGAPVLPKDLTARSWIVADAESGEVLAAQNAHWRLPPASTLKMLFADTLLPRFPRTTAHKVVPSDLAGIGSGSSMVGIKENETYTVHDLWLGVFLRSGNDAVHVLSAMNGGVANTVKEMNEHAEELQALDTHVVSPDGYDASGQVSSAYDLTLFARSGLQKADFREYCSTVRAKFPGETKKNKKGKSTRGTFEIQNTNRLLTGDYDISQYQGIAGVKNGNTTNAGATFTGVAERNGKVLLVTVMNPEKNDHNEVYKETAALFDWGFQAAGKVTPVGELVAPKSAAQADAQPGANPSPGQAGGTGNGKASATPVATAAAGNGSGGMGIALAITGGLLVLLPAGAYVVNRRWPLPDLVRRRSRS, encoded by the coding sequence GTGCCCGCACCCAAGAAGACCGCCAGGCGAACCCTGCTGGTCACCTCCGCGTCCCTGGCGTCTCTGGCGTCCCTCGCGTCCGTCACGCTGACCGCGCCCGCCGCGGTCGCCGCGCCGAGCCCGTCTCCTTCGACTTCGAGTTCTGCTTCGGCTTCGGCTTCGGCTTCGGCTTCGAAGAGCCCGTCGGCCACGCCTCCGGCGAACATGTCGACCGTGGGCGGCGCCCGCCTCGGGCAGCCGGGCGCGCAGGTCACTCTGTCCAACGGTGCGCCGGTGCTGCCGAAGGACCTCACGGCCCGCTCGTGGATCGTCGCGGACGCCGAGTCCGGCGAGGTGCTGGCCGCGCAGAACGCCCACTGGCGGCTGCCCCCCGCGAGCACCCTGAAGATGCTCTTCGCCGACACGTTGCTGCCGAGGTTCCCCAGGACCACGGCCCACAAGGTCGTCCCCTCCGACCTGGCCGGCATCGGGTCCGGCTCCAGCATGGTCGGGATAAAGGAGAACGAGACCTACACGGTCCACGACCTGTGGCTCGGTGTCTTCCTGCGCTCGGGCAACGACGCCGTGCACGTGCTGTCCGCGATGAACGGCGGGGTCGCCAACACCGTCAAGGAGATGAACGAGCACGCCGAGGAACTCCAGGCCCTCGACACTCACGTGGTCAGCCCCGACGGCTACGACGCCTCCGGGCAGGTGTCGTCGGCGTACGACCTCACCCTGTTCGCCCGCTCCGGGCTGCAGAAGGCGGACTTCCGGGAGTACTGCTCGACCGTGCGGGCCAAGTTCCCGGGCGAGACGAAGAAGAACAAGAAGGGCAAGTCGACCCGCGGGACCTTCGAGATCCAGAACACCAACCGGCTGCTGACCGGCGACTACGACATCTCCCAGTACCAGGGCATCGCGGGCGTCAAGAACGGCAACACCACCAACGCCGGAGCCACCTTCACCGGTGTCGCCGAGCGCAACGGCAAGGTGCTGCTCGTCACGGTCATGAATCCGGAGAAGAACGACCACAACGAGGTCTACAAGGAGACAGCCGCCCTCTTCGACTGGGGTTTCCAGGCGGCCGGGAAGGTGACCCCGGTGGGAGAGCTGGTCGCGCCGAAGAGTGCCGCGCAGGCCGACGCCCAGCCCGGCGCGAACCCCTCCCCCGGCCAGGCGGGCGGCACCGGGAACGGCAAGGCGTCGGCCACTCCGGTCGCGACCGCCGCGGCCGGGAACGGCTCCGGTGGCATGGGGATCGCGCTGGCGATCACCGGCGGCCTGCTGGTACTGCTCCCAGCAGGCGCGTACGTGGTCAACCGCCGCTGGCCGCTGCCGGATCTGGTGCGTCGCCGGAGCCGTTCCTGA
- a CDS encoding TetR family transcriptional regulator, which produces MPPKNDSPDHGAAPSKSEQTRALILETAMRLFQERGYDKTTMRTIAKEAGVSVGNAYYYFAGKEHLIQGFYDRLAAEHRAAVREVLDRETDLEARLAGVLRVWLDVATPYHEFAVQFFKNAADPDSPLSPFSQESEHARVEAIGVHREVLAGTKTKVPEELRDVLPELMWLSQMGLVLYWIFDRTEGRERSYRLAERGARLTARGVSLARFRVLRPLVLEVHELFTDFLPGMTNALPDPARKARK; this is translated from the coding sequence GTGCCCCCGAAGAACGACAGCCCCGATCACGGCGCCGCGCCTTCCAAGTCCGAGCAGACCCGCGCCCTGATCCTGGAGACGGCGATGCGGCTGTTCCAGGAGCGGGGCTACGACAAGACGACCATGCGGACCATCGCCAAGGAGGCCGGGGTCTCCGTCGGCAACGCGTACTACTACTTCGCCGGCAAGGAACACCTGATCCAGGGCTTCTACGACCGTCTCGCCGCCGAGCACCGGGCGGCGGTCCGCGAGGTCCTGGACCGGGAGACCGATCTGGAGGCACGGCTCGCGGGAGTGCTGCGGGTGTGGCTGGACGTCGCCACGCCATACCACGAGTTCGCGGTGCAGTTCTTCAAGAACGCCGCCGACCCGGACAGCCCGCTCAGTCCTTTCTCCCAGGAGTCGGAGCACGCGCGCGTGGAGGCCATCGGCGTCCACCGGGAGGTGCTGGCGGGTACGAAGACCAAGGTGCCGGAGGAACTGCGGGACGTACTGCCGGAGTTGATGTGGCTGTCCCAGATGGGGCTCGTCCTGTACTGGATCTTCGACCGGACCGAGGGGCGCGAGCGCAGCTACCGGCTCGCCGAACGCGGTGCCCGGCTCACCGCGCGCGGCGTCTCCCTGGCCCGCTTCCGGGTGCTGCGCCCGCTCGTCCTCGAGGTGCACGAACTGTTCACGGACTTCCTGCCGGGGATGACGAACGCCCTGCCGGACCCCGCCAGGAAAGCCCGGAAGTAG
- a CDS encoding ABC transporter substrate-binding protein — protein sequence MRILATLLVLAAAGVGGWQLLPSHDDDRTITVGTTDTVTSLDPAGAYDAGSWALFSNVFQSLLTFDPGGATPVPDAAKSCGFMGGGLRTYRCELRDDLRFPSGRKVTAKDVQFSFTRVKKINSDVGPASLFSTLGSVDADDMTVTFHLSTPDATFPFKVATGAGAIVDSTRYPKDALRTGSNVDGTGPYELSAYTKGKRAVLTPNANYKGPVKTGSPVELRYYADADALDDAWQHKQVKVASRTLPPKVLAGLNASDPGQRVFEANSSETRNLYFDTRKGSPLHDVEVRRAMAWLIDREQLAATVYDGTVDPLYSLIPTGITGHTTSFFDNYPDQKPEKARKLLVRAGVSIPVRFTYGYGLGSGAAAQEAKELKRQLEASGLFKVTVKGYEWTDFQKRWANGKLDAYGVGWVADYPDPDTFGGPLVGTDSTMNTGYSSKTVDRLIRASQELADRSEVSQDFRLLQETVAGDVPVIPLWQRKEYVVTSDAIGGGQYLNDGNGVFRLWRLSWI from the coding sequence ATGAGGATTCTCGCGACGCTGCTCGTGCTGGCGGCCGCGGGAGTGGGCGGCTGGCAGCTGTTGCCGTCGCACGACGACGACAGGACCATCACGGTCGGTACGACGGACACCGTCACGTCGCTCGACCCGGCCGGCGCCTACGACGCGGGCTCCTGGGCCCTGTTCAGCAACGTCTTCCAGTCCCTGCTGACGTTCGATCCGGGCGGTGCGACCCCGGTCCCGGACGCGGCCAAGAGCTGCGGGTTCATGGGCGGCGGCCTGCGCACGTACCGCTGCGAGCTGCGCGACGACCTGAGGTTCCCCAGCGGCCGCAAAGTCACCGCCAAGGACGTGCAGTTCTCCTTCACCCGCGTCAAGAAGATCAACTCCGATGTCGGTCCGGCGTCCCTGTTCTCCACCCTCGGCTCGGTCGACGCCGACGACATGACCGTGACCTTCCACCTGTCGACGCCGGACGCCACCTTCCCGTTCAAGGTGGCCACCGGCGCCGGCGCGATCGTCGACAGCACGCGCTACCCGAAGGACGCCCTGCGCACCGGAAGCAACGTCGACGGCACCGGACCGTACGAGCTGAGCGCGTATACGAAGGGCAAGAGGGCGGTCCTCACGCCCAACGCGAACTACAAGGGCCCCGTCAAGACCGGCAGCCCCGTCGAACTGCGCTACTACGCCGACGCGGACGCCCTCGACGACGCCTGGCAGCACAAGCAGGTCAAGGTGGCCTCGCGCACACTGCCGCCCAAGGTGCTCGCCGGACTCAACGCGAGCGACCCGGGCCAGCGCGTCTTCGAGGCCAACAGCTCCGAGACCCGCAACCTCTACTTCGACACCCGCAAGGGCTCACCGCTGCACGACGTCGAGGTCCGGCGGGCGATGGCCTGGCTGATCGACCGCGAACAGCTCGCCGCCACCGTCTACGACGGCACCGTCGACCCCCTGTACTCGCTCATCCCGACCGGTATCACCGGCCACACCACGTCGTTCTTCGACAACTACCCCGACCAGAAGCCCGAGAAGGCGCGCAAGCTCCTCGTCCGGGCCGGCGTGAGCATCCCGGTCCGCTTCACCTACGGCTACGGCCTGGGCAGCGGCGCCGCGGCCCAGGAGGCCAAGGAGCTCAAGCGGCAGCTGGAGGCGAGCGGCCTGTTCAAGGTGACGGTCAAGGGATACGAGTGGACCGACTTCCAGAAGCGCTGGGCGAACGGCAAGCTCGACGCGTACGGCGTCGGCTGGGTCGCCGACTACCCCGACCCCGACACCTTCGGCGGCCCGCTCGTCGGCACCGACTCCACCATGAACACCGGCTACAGCAGCAAGACCGTGGACCGGCTGATCCGGGCCAGCCAGGAGCTCGCCGACCGCAGCGAGGTGTCCCAGGACTTCCGCCTGCTGCAGGAGACCGTCGCCGGCGACGTGCCGGTCATCCCGCTCTGGCAGCGCAAGGAGTACGTCGTCACCAGCGACGCGATCGGCGGAGGCCAGTACCTCAACGACGGCAACGGCGTGTTCCGGCTGTGGCGGCTCAGCTGGATCTGA
- a CDS encoding MMPL family transporter, with amino-acid sequence MARWCYRHRLVVLLLWVGALFGLGFSASTAGTEYANVFSLPDTDSKKAFDLMEKAFPDTSGDTDTVVWKVDEGSVKDQAVRSRIQPALDEIAKMPGVGAVTGPYAGDQGAAQVSRDGQIAYAQITFAKRANEVPKELVEDVVDTAQGAESAGLQVELGGQAIQRVQEPPTGLAEVIGLLAAAIVLFLAFGSLFAMLLPIGIAVFGVGTGLFSTQLLSHTTDIPDIAPLLASLIGLGVGIDYALFIVTRHRRGILKGMTPEESAVTALNTSGRAVLFAGGTVCIALAGMLVTNLRFLDGVVIGTSLTVVLSVLAATTLLPALLGFLGPRVLSRRQRRRLAEKGPEPERASGLAARWASNVEKRPRTIAALALVVMAVLALPVLSLRLGATDQGNDDASTTTRKAYDLLAEGFGPGFNGPLQVVTAGGDTATLVKGLEDTPGVARVAALPPAQGVTVIQVVPTTSPQSEETDRLIDTLRDEVIPQAGAKAHVGGVTAVSKDFASVTGDRLPLFVATIIGLGFLLLLIAFRSLVVPLTAALMNLIAAAASFGVLVAIFQWGWGLELMGLGKEGPINAFLPVIMLSLLFGLSMDYQVFLVSRMHEEWVHTKDNARAVRVGLAETSRVINSAALIMVCVFMAFVLSGDSGAAMAGVGLAAAVALDAFVLRTALVPAAMYLLGKSNWWLPEWLDKRLPHLAVEPKEEAEESAAEDGPASAVHGYIRTPDGDPVEGASVTLLSKGGRQLDRVTSLADGSYILSVPAPGTYLLAATAPHASRAGHVVVTDGPLVYDVELAEGEVDAVN; translated from the coding sequence TTGGCACGGTGGTGCTACCGGCACCGGCTGGTGGTCCTGTTGCTGTGGGTGGGGGCGCTGTTCGGGCTGGGCTTTTCGGCCTCGACGGCGGGCACGGAGTACGCGAACGTGTTCTCCCTCCCCGACACGGACTCCAAGAAGGCGTTCGACCTGATGGAGAAGGCGTTCCCGGACACGTCCGGAGACACCGACACGGTGGTCTGGAAGGTCGACGAGGGCTCGGTGAAGGACCAGGCGGTACGGTCCCGGATCCAGCCCGCGCTCGACGAGATCGCCAAGATGCCCGGAGTCGGCGCGGTGACCGGCCCGTACGCCGGTGACCAGGGCGCGGCGCAGGTCAGCCGCGACGGACAGATCGCGTACGCCCAGATCACCTTCGCCAAGCGGGCGAACGAGGTGCCGAAGGAGCTCGTCGAGGACGTCGTCGACACCGCGCAGGGCGCCGAAAGCGCCGGACTGCAGGTCGAGCTGGGCGGCCAGGCGATCCAGCGTGTGCAGGAACCGCCCACGGGCCTCGCGGAGGTGATCGGGCTCCTCGCGGCGGCGATCGTCCTCTTCCTGGCCTTCGGCTCGCTGTTCGCGATGCTGCTGCCCATCGGCATCGCCGTCTTCGGCGTCGGCACCGGCCTGTTCTCCACCCAGCTGCTCAGCCACACCACGGACATCCCCGACATCGCTCCGCTGCTCGCCTCGCTCATCGGGCTCGGCGTCGGCATCGACTACGCGCTGTTCATCGTCACCCGGCACCGGCGCGGCATCCTCAAGGGCATGACGCCGGAGGAGTCGGCGGTCACCGCCCTCAACACCTCCGGCCGGGCCGTGCTGTTCGCGGGCGGCACCGTGTGCATCGCCCTCGCCGGAATGCTCGTGACGAACCTGCGCTTCCTGGACGGCGTGGTCATCGGCACCTCCCTCACGGTGGTGCTCAGCGTGCTGGCGGCAACGACTCTCCTCCCGGCCCTGCTCGGCTTCCTGGGTCCGCGGGTGCTCAGCCGCCGGCAGCGGCGCCGGCTGGCGGAGAAGGGACCCGAGCCGGAGCGGGCGAGCGGCCTCGCGGCCCGCTGGGCGTCGAACGTGGAGAAGCGCCCCCGCACGATCGCCGCGCTCGCCCTGGTCGTCATGGCCGTCCTGGCCCTCCCCGTGCTGTCCCTCCGCCTGGGCGCCACCGACCAGGGCAACGACGACGCGTCGACCACCACCAGGAAGGCGTACGACCTGCTCGCCGAGGGCTTCGGCCCCGGCTTCAACGGCCCCCTCCAGGTGGTCACCGCGGGCGGCGACACGGCCACGCTGGTCAAGGGTCTCGAGGACACGCCCGGGGTCGCCCGGGTCGCCGCGCTGCCGCCCGCGCAGGGCGTGACAGTGATCCAGGTCGTCCCGACCACGTCACCGCAGTCCGAGGAGACGGACCGGCTGATCGACACGCTGCGGGACGAGGTGATCCCGCAGGCCGGGGCCAAGGCCCACGTCGGCGGAGTCACCGCCGTCTCCAAGGACTTCGCCTCGGTCACGGGCGACCGCCTGCCGCTGTTCGTCGCGACCATCATCGGCCTGGGTTTCCTGCTGCTCCTGATCGCCTTCCGCTCCCTGGTGGTGCCGCTGACCGCCGCGCTGATGAACCTGATCGCCGCGGCCGCCTCCTTCGGCGTCCTCGTTGCGATCTTCCAGTGGGGCTGGGGCCTGGAGCTGATGGGCCTCGGCAAGGAGGGACCGATCAACGCCTTCCTGCCGGTCATCATGCTCTCCCTGCTGTTCGGCCTCTCGATGGACTACCAGGTTTTCCTGGTCAGCCGGATGCACGAGGAGTGGGTGCACACCAAGGACAACGCGCGTGCGGTGCGGGTGGGGCTGGCGGAGACCAGCCGGGTCATCAACAGCGCGGCCCTGATCATGGTCTGTGTGTTCATGGCGTTCGTGCTGAGCGGCGACTCGGGTGCGGCGATGGCGGGCGTCGGACTGGCGGCCGCGGTGGCCCTCGACGCGTTCGTCCTGCGTACGGCTCTGGTGCCGGCCGCGATGTACCTGCTGGGGAAGTCCAACTGGTGGCTGCCGGAATGGCTGGACAAGCGGCTGCCGCATCTGGCGGTGGAACCGAAGGAGGAGGCCGAGGAGTCTGCGGCGGAGGACGGCCCCGCCTCGGCGGTCCACGGGTACATCCGCACGCCCGACGGCGACCCGGTCGAGGGCGCGTCCGTGACGCTGCTGTCCAAGGGCGGCCGTCAGCTGGACCGCGTCACGTCGCTCGCGGACGGTTCGTACATCCTCTCGGTCCCGGCGCCGGGGACGTACCTGCTGGCGGCGACGGCGCCCCATGCCTCCCGTGCGGGCCATGTGGTCGTGACCGACGGCCCGCTGGTGTACGACGTGGAGCTCGCCGAGGGCGAGGTCGACGCGGTGAACTGA
- a CDS encoding ATP-binding protein has translation MVRRNSFRLPRHPASVGLARRRVREHLADWGHEPGDTAVDDAVLLVSELTTNVVRHGPLLEREFEVAVTALADGSCLIEVSDEDRREPRLRVVGEWEETGRGLHIVEHTAAAWGVWSRGRHGKTVWALVPARS, from the coding sequence GTGGTGAGACGCAACTCCTTCCGGCTGCCCCGGCATCCGGCTTCCGTAGGTCTGGCCCGGCGCCGGGTCCGGGAGCACCTGGCCGACTGGGGACACGAGCCGGGTGACACGGCGGTCGACGACGCGGTCCTGCTGGTGTCCGAGCTGACCACCAACGTCGTACGCCATGGTCCCCTCCTGGAGCGCGAGTTCGAGGTCGCGGTGACCGCCCTCGCCGACGGCTCCTGTCTGATCGAGGTGTCGGACGAGGACCGCCGCGAACCTCGTCTGCGGGTCGTGGGGGAGTGGGAAGAGACCGGCCGCGGCCTGCACATCGTGGAGCACACGGCCGCGGCATGGGGCGTGTGGAGCCGGGGCCGGCACGGGAAGACGGTGTGGGCGCTGGTACCGGCCCGCTCCTAG
- a CDS encoding ATP-binding protein, producing MTARRFHGRRGIHSLRAKLTLANVALLALGIVVATAVSLMAARHYLLDKVDSELRGSRSSLQNAGFTLRQIESLGELGVALDKFGGNGGDADSLPSPASVFVAVDATGRPVPLGSLQPTPRQRAVAAAAKDPAALAADQEPRDVRVQGEPYRMIGARLSDGSVVLIATSTEDLHEGMGKAVKLDLAVGTILLAVLACLTMFSVRRRMRPLEDMVETSSAIAEGDLTARVPSSHHPTQEVEQLRLALNSMLHQVESAYRTRERSAAQLRRFVADASHELRTPLSAIRGYLQLYDKGMLGDPAERKRVWSRVMAEADRMGRLVDELLTLARLDQQPELRFRNVDVSRLVRDAAEDLRVQQPERPIAVGADGALLVRADESGLRQVLGNLLANVRTHTPAEVPVRLGVAREDGVVRVCVEDKGPGLCPEDAARIFDRFFRAGGGAGSGLGMAIVQGVVRAHGGEVAVRTAPGEGLAVTVTLPARVTAPS from the coding sequence ATGACGGCGCGGCGGTTTCACGGCAGGCGCGGCATCCACTCGCTGCGCGCCAAGCTGACCCTGGCGAACGTGGCGCTGCTCGCCCTCGGGATCGTCGTCGCCACCGCGGTCAGCCTGATGGCGGCGCGGCACTACCTGCTCGACAAGGTGGACTCCGAGCTGCGCGGATCGCGTTCCTCTCTGCAGAACGCAGGGTTCACACTGCGGCAGATCGAGTCGCTGGGCGAACTGGGCGTCGCGCTGGACAAGTTCGGCGGGAACGGCGGGGACGCGGACTCGCTGCCCAGCCCGGCATCGGTGTTCGTCGCGGTCGACGCCACGGGCCGGCCGGTGCCGCTCGGCTCGCTGCAGCCGACGCCCCGGCAGCGGGCGGTCGCCGCCGCGGCGAAGGATCCGGCCGCGCTGGCCGCGGACCAGGAGCCTCGGGACGTGCGCGTCCAGGGCGAGCCGTACCGGATGATCGGGGCACGGCTGTCCGACGGCAGTGTGGTGCTGATCGCCACCTCGACCGAGGACCTGCACGAGGGCATGGGCAAGGCCGTCAAGCTCGATCTCGCCGTCGGCACCATCCTGTTGGCGGTGCTGGCGTGCCTGACGATGTTCAGCGTGCGCCGCCGGATGCGGCCCCTGGAGGACATGGTGGAGACCTCCTCGGCGATCGCCGAGGGGGACCTGACCGCACGCGTGCCGTCCAGCCACCATCCGACGCAGGAGGTCGAGCAGCTGCGGCTCGCCCTGAACTCCATGCTCCACCAGGTGGAGTCGGCGTACCGCACGCGCGAGCGCAGCGCGGCCCAGCTGCGCCGCTTCGTCGCCGACGCCTCGCACGAGCTGCGCACACCGCTGTCCGCGATACGCGGCTATCTCCAGCTGTACGACAAGGGGATGCTCGGCGATCCGGCCGAGCGCAAACGGGTCTGGTCACGCGTCATGGCGGAGGCGGACCGCATGGGGCGCCTGGTCGACGAGCTGCTCACCCTCGCCCGCCTCGACCAGCAGCCCGAACTGCGCTTCCGCAACGTCGACGTGAGCCGTCTGGTGCGGGACGCGGCCGAGGACCTGCGTGTGCAGCAGCCTGAGCGGCCCATCGCGGTCGGCGCCGACGGTGCGCTGCTGGTGCGCGCCGACGAGTCCGGGCTGCGGCAGGTCCTCGGCAACCTGCTGGCCAACGTACGCACGCACACGCCCGCGGAGGTGCCGGTGCGGCTCGGGGTGGCGCGCGAGGACGGGGTCGTACGGGTGTGTGTCGAGGACAAGGGGCCCGGGCTGTGCCCCGAGGACGCGGCACGCATCTTCGACCGCTTCTTCCGCGCCGGCGGCGGCGCGGGCAGCGGACTCGGCATGGCGATCGTGCAGGGGGTGGTGCGGGCGCACGGCGGCGAGGTCGCGGTGCGGACGGCACCGGGTGAGGGACTGGCGGTGACGGTGACGCTGCCGGCGCGGGTGACCGCACCGTCGTGA
- a CDS encoding response regulator transcription factor, producing MTTAPGTVLIVEDEESIADVLAIALRYHRFEVMTAGTVREALTLAERTRPDAALLDVMLPDGDGRALGRELRARQPELALVFLTARDSPAEIVGALGFGDDYITKPFDIDVVVARITAVLRRTRAADVLTQRPPLRYGDLELDESTYSVHRAGRTVELTPTEYALLRFLVRNGGRIVPKEQLLRHVWQYEHMPPESTVVETYISYLRRKLDALGPPVITTRRGVGYGLA from the coding sequence ATGACGACGGCTCCTGGCACCGTGCTGATCGTGGAGGACGAAGAGAGCATCGCGGACGTCCTCGCGATCGCCCTGCGCTACCACCGCTTCGAGGTCATGACGGCGGGCACGGTCCGCGAGGCGCTCACCCTCGCCGAGCGCACCCGCCCCGACGCGGCGCTGCTCGACGTCATGCTCCCGGACGGCGACGGCCGCGCGCTCGGCCGCGAACTTCGTGCGCGGCAGCCGGAGCTGGCGCTGGTGTTCCTCACCGCACGGGACTCCCCGGCCGAGATCGTCGGCGCCCTCGGCTTCGGCGACGACTACATCACCAAGCCGTTCGACATCGACGTGGTGGTCGCCCGCATCACCGCCGTGCTGCGCCGCACGCGCGCGGCCGACGTACTGACGCAGCGGCCGCCGCTGCGCTACGGCGATCTGGAGCTGGACGAGTCGACGTACTCGGTGCACCGCGCGGGCCGCACGGTCGAGCTCACCCCCACCGAGTACGCCCTGCTGCGCTTCCTGGTGCGCAACGGCGGCCGGATCGTGCCCAAGGAGCAACTCCTGCGCCACGTCTGGCAGTACGAGCACATGCCGCCCGAGTCGACGGTCGTGGAGACCTACATCAGCTATCTGCGGCGCAAGCTGGACGCGCTGGGGCCGCCGGTGATCACGACCCGGCGTGGTGTCGGGTACGGGCTGGCATGA